Proteins encoded within one genomic window of Acidovorax sp. 107:
- a CDS encoding DUF2798 domain-containing protein — MNQPSSLAPSSRKTFFGLPKLPARSAAWVMPLLLSLLMTFIVSLISTVRVAGFSLDFLRLWLSAWVLSWVVAFPTLLLVLPVVRRATAAIVETPN, encoded by the coding sequence ATGAACCAACCTTCTTCGCTCGCCCCGTCTTCCCGCAAGACCTTTTTCGGGCTGCCCAAGCTGCCCGCACGCTCGGCGGCCTGGGTGATGCCGCTGCTGCTGTCGCTGCTCATGACCTTCATCGTGTCGCTGATCAGCACGGTGCGCGTGGCCGGCTTCTCGCTGGACTTCCTGCGCTTGTGGCTGAGTGCCTGGGTGCTGTCCTGGGTGGTGGCCTTCCCCACACTGCTCCTGGTGCTGCCCGTGGTGCGCCGCGCCACGGCGGCCATCGTCGAGACGCCGAACTGA
- a CDS encoding GyrI-like domain-containing protein codes for MTATITFPAPTCIQIPAFSVAGISVRTRNSEEMNPAIARLGGLWNRFFSQSWERQLPSRGDDGRIFGVYSAYESDEHGAFDVTAGVAVAEPHLAQAVPGAHRVDIEACDYLVFTGEGDMPQMVIDTWMRIWHYFADNPQVQRRFGTDFEAYEGPDKVAIHVGVVL; via the coding sequence ATGACCGCCACCATCACCTTTCCCGCGCCCACCTGCATCCAGATCCCTGCGTTCAGCGTGGCGGGCATCAGCGTGCGCACGCGCAACAGCGAAGAAATGAACCCTGCCATCGCGCGCCTTGGGGGGCTGTGGAACCGCTTTTTCAGCCAGAGCTGGGAGCGCCAGCTGCCCAGCCGGGGCGATGACGGCCGCATCTTTGGCGTGTACAGCGCCTATGAGTCCGACGAACACGGCGCCTTCGACGTGACGGCCGGTGTGGCCGTGGCCGAACCGCATCTCGCGCAGGCCGTGCCAGGCGCGCACCGCGTGGACATCGAAGCGTGCGACTACCTTGTGTTCACCGGCGAGGGCGACATGCCGCAGATGGTGATCGACACCTGGATGCGTATCTGGCATTACTTTGCCGACAATCCGCAGGTGCAGCGCCGCTTTGGTACCGACTTCGAGGCCTATGAAGGGCCTGACAAGGTGGCTATCCATGTGGGTGTTGTGCTATAA
- a CDS encoding YafY family protein, whose product MRRADRLFQIVQLIRGRRLSTAAFLAERLEVSARTIYRDVADLQHQGVPIEGEAGVGYRLGAGFDLPPLMFSQGEANALVAAARLAQAWLDAGLAREVEGALGKILSVLPPAARVAAEAQALYAPSVGLDPRVQSHLQALREAVHSRHVVQVDYADVNGRPSLRRLRPLGCFYWGKVWTLSAWCELRNDFRGFRIDRIAAITVLEEQFRQEPGKTLADLLRKVEGEMEGRPVEWGTAPGADGNS is encoded by the coding sequence ATGCGCCGCGCCGACCGCCTGTTCCAGATCGTCCAGCTCATCCGGGGGCGGCGCCTGTCCACCGCTGCTTTCCTGGCCGAACGGCTCGAAGTCTCGGCCCGCACCATCTACCGCGACGTGGCGGACCTCCAGCACCAGGGCGTGCCCATTGAGGGCGAGGCCGGTGTGGGCTACCGTCTGGGCGCAGGCTTTGACCTGCCACCGCTGATGTTCAGTCAGGGCGAGGCCAATGCCCTGGTCGCCGCCGCCCGCCTGGCCCAGGCGTGGCTTGATGCGGGGCTGGCCCGCGAGGTGGAGGGCGCCCTGGGCAAGATCCTGTCCGTGCTGCCCCCCGCTGCGCGCGTGGCAGCAGAGGCACAGGCGCTCTATGCACCCTCGGTGGGGCTGGACCCCCGTGTGCAGTCCCATCTGCAGGCCCTGCGCGAGGCCGTGCACAGCCGCCACGTGGTGCAGGTGGACTACGCCGACGTCAACGGCCGCCCCAGCCTGCGCCGCCTGCGCCCGCTGGGCTGCTTCTACTGGGGCAAGGTCTGGACGCTGTCCGCCTGGTGCGAACTGCGCAACGACTTTCGCGGCTTTCGCATCGACCGCATTGCGGCCATCACCGTGCTGGAAGAACAGTTCCGCCAAGAGCCCGGCAAGACCCTGGCGGACTTGCTGCGCAAAGTGGAGGGGGAGATGGAGGGGCGGCCGGTGGAGTGGGGGACTGCGCCGGGGGCAGATGGGAACTCCTGA
- a CDS encoding glutathione peroxidase, with protein MPTSIYDFEAQQMNGQTVPLSQYKDKVLLIVNTASACGFTPQFGGLEELYKEYADKGLVVLGFPCNQFGAQDPGSNDEIASFCQLNYGVSFPMMAKIDVNGANASPLYQWLTAEAPGLLGSKAIKWNFTKFLVGKDGRVIRRYAPQDAPKKLAGDIEAALAS; from the coding sequence ATGCCCACCAGCATCTACGACTTTGAAGCCCAGCAGATGAACGGCCAGACCGTGCCCTTGTCGCAATACAAGGACAAAGTGCTGCTCATCGTGAACACCGCCAGCGCCTGCGGCTTCACGCCCCAGTTCGGCGGGCTCGAAGAGCTGTACAAGGAATATGCCGACAAGGGCCTGGTGGTGCTGGGCTTCCCCTGCAACCAGTTCGGCGCCCAGGACCCCGGCAGCAACGACGAGATCGCCAGCTTCTGCCAGCTCAACTACGGCGTGAGCTTTCCGATGATGGCCAAGATCGACGTGAACGGCGCCAACGCATCGCCCCTGTACCAGTGGCTCACCGCCGAGGCACCGGGCCTGCTGGGCAGCAAGGCCATCAAGTGGAACTTCACCAAGTTCCTGGTCGGCAAGGACGGCCGCGTGATCCGCCGCTATGCGCCGCAGGATGCACCGAAGAAGCTGGCGGGGGATATTGAGGCGGCGCTGGCAAGTTGA
- a CDS encoding DMT family transporter — translation MHSPLPFAALLFNAFVWGLAWWPFQHMHQAGLHPLWATASMYAVVLLALLAWRPGILRQVRAHPQLWLLALASGLNNVAFNWAVTIGDVVRVILLFYLMPAWAVLLAWRILGERPTPAALLRLALAFTGVVLVLLPEGAPVSRLLQNLSLADALALLGGFMFALTNVTLRRLHTVPGPARMFSMFGGCMLMALAVAGIGLQVGVVEPFPAVNSTWVVTGLLLAGVLMLGNWALQFGAARLAAGTTALVMLSEVMFASVSSALLGAATLNTRTVLGGALILLASLLAALQFRRPGAAGH, via the coding sequence ATGCACTCTCCGCTCCCCTTCGCCGCGCTCTTATTCAACGCCTTTGTCTGGGGCCTGGCGTGGTGGCCGTTCCAGCACATGCACCAGGCGGGGTTGCACCCCTTGTGGGCCACGGCGTCGATGTACGCCGTGGTGCTGCTGGCACTGCTGGCGTGGCGCCCCGGCATCCTGCGGCAGGTGCGCGCGCATCCGCAGCTGTGGCTGCTGGCACTGGCCTCGGGGCTGAACAACGTGGCCTTCAACTGGGCCGTGACCATTGGCGACGTGGTGCGCGTGATCCTGCTGTTCTACCTGATGCCCGCCTGGGCCGTGTTGCTGGCCTGGCGCATTCTTGGAGAACGCCCCACACCGGCGGCGCTGCTGCGCCTGGCGCTGGCCTTCACGGGCGTGGTGCTGGTGCTGCTGCCCGAGGGCGCGCCGGTATCTCGCCTGTTGCAAAACCTGTCGCTGGCCGACGCTCTGGCGCTGCTGGGCGGGTTCATGTTTGCACTCACCAACGTCACGCTGCGCCGCCTGCACACCGTGCCGGGCCCCGCCCGCATGTTCTCCATGTTTGGCGGCTGCATGCTCATGGCGCTGGCCGTGGCCGGCATCGGCTTGCAAGTGGGCGTGGTGGAGCCCTTCCCCGCCGTCAACAGCACCTGGGTCGTCACCGGCCTGCTGCTGGCGGGCGTGCTGATGCTGGGCAACTGGGCACTGCAATTTGGCGCGGCCCGACTGGCGGCCGGCACCACCGCGCTGGTGATGCTGTCGGAGGTGATGTTTGCCAGCGTGTCATCGGCCCTGCTGGGCGCGGCCACGCTGAACACGCGCACCGTGCTGGGCGGCGCGCTGATCCTGCTGGCCTCGCTGCTGGCGGCGCTGCAGTTCCGCCGACCGGGCGCCGCGGGTCATTGA